A window of Amycolatopsis australiensis contains these coding sequences:
- a CDS encoding AfsR/SARP family transcriptional regulator has product MGELIGQVETTSLTIRVLGPLEVAAAGRVIPLGGPKPRLLLAALALQPNVVVSADVLVEVLWPDSAPRSAAANIRTYVHSLRRRFAEADPGLGERISSRASGYLLTAAPEELDHLAFTALAAEAQEMLGRGEAESALSALDRADALWRGEVLEGLPHDHSWGATVARLTELRLSVQEQRLRARLDLGHSGEAVAELRGLVTEHPLREELWAQLIVALRAAGRTADAIEAYESAERVLREELAAEPGARLRELRATLVPGSVLAARPADVAPICQLPLDLPDFTGRDDVIRDVVALLRERTAAGAPAVVVLSGAPGVGKSAVAVRVAHAVRDDFPDGQLHVDLAGTSSSPRAPMGVLAELLHALGVPDAGLPREPAERSALLRSRLAGRRMCIVLDDAGSAAQVRPLLPGAGACAVLVTSRIRLPGLAGARAVDVDLLPEADAARLLQGIVGAERVAAEPESAAAILRQCGHLPLAIRVAGAKLTHRPGWTLRLLAGRLRDEHRRLDELRIGDLAVRASVTLSYDLLPMSAATAFRGLGLLGPVQFPAWVVAAVLGRRDADDVLDVLVDGHLVELVGADSAGQPRYRLHDLLRVYAVELAEQSDAAKTRAALRRVLEGYLGLALEAARRMPLHFFGMYRDDELPCPAPPADVLPDDPAAWFTAERHTSVAAVALAAEHGFDDLAWQLASALTPYFDLRGHQDDWHSTHTIALAAARRTGSLRAEAIVQRNRGQYLLYQDEYAGSRVAFAESKALFERIGDAQGVAIALTGLATILRIDGEDGLALDHCHEALKLFAEEGDPHGEAVARLGAGAVWMSRGCYAAAKRWFTDALELSAAIGDRHREAHAFKRLGLLFQHQGNLAAAREHVDRAIAIFTELGDDHCVGYANQNLGELCLHSGDFAHAQLLLVNSLSVHRRNGDRRSEAEVSQLLGELHRALSQPERSRDYSERALALWRELSARQPEPAAAEQPSHSVSA; this is encoded by the coding sequence GGTCGAGGTCCTGTGGCCGGATTCGGCGCCGCGGTCGGCGGCGGCCAACATCCGCACCTACGTCCATTCGCTGCGCAGGCGGTTCGCCGAGGCCGACCCCGGGCTCGGCGAACGGATCAGCAGCCGGGCCTCCGGCTACCTGCTGACCGCGGCGCCGGAAGAACTCGACCACCTCGCCTTCACGGCGTTGGCCGCCGAAGCGCAGGAAATGCTCGGCCGCGGTGAGGCCGAAAGCGCTCTCAGCGCCCTCGACCGGGCCGACGCGTTGTGGCGCGGCGAAGTCCTCGAAGGACTCCCGCACGACCACAGCTGGGGCGCGACCGTCGCCCGGCTCACCGAACTCCGGCTTTCGGTGCAGGAACAGCGGTTGCGGGCCCGCCTCGACCTCGGCCACAGCGGCGAAGCGGTCGCCGAGCTGCGCGGGCTCGTCACCGAGCACCCGCTGCGCGAAGAACTGTGGGCGCAGCTGATCGTCGCGCTGCGCGCCGCCGGCCGGACCGCCGACGCCATCGAGGCCTACGAATCCGCCGAGCGCGTCCTCCGCGAAGAGCTGGCCGCCGAGCCCGGTGCCCGGCTGCGCGAACTGCGGGCGACGCTGGTGCCCGGAAGCGTGCTGGCGGCGCGTCCCGCCGACGTCGCCCCGATCTGCCAGCTGCCGCTCGACCTGCCGGACTTCACCGGCCGCGACGACGTGATCCGTGACGTCGTCGCCCTGCTGCGGGAGCGCACGGCCGCCGGCGCGCCCGCCGTCGTCGTGCTCTCCGGCGCGCCCGGCGTCGGGAAGTCCGCGGTCGCCGTCCGGGTCGCGCACGCGGTCCGCGACGACTTCCCCGACGGCCAGCTGCACGTCGACCTGGCCGGCACGTCGTCGTCGCCGCGGGCGCCGATGGGCGTGCTCGCCGAGCTGCTGCACGCGCTCGGCGTCCCGGACGCCGGCCTGCCGCGCGAGCCGGCCGAACGTTCGGCGCTGCTGCGGTCCCGGCTGGCCGGGCGGCGGATGTGCATCGTGCTCGACGACGCGGGCAGCGCCGCGCAGGTGCGTCCGCTGCTGCCCGGCGCCGGTGCGTGCGCGGTGCTGGTGACCAGCCGGATCCGGCTGCCCGGGCTGGCCGGGGCGCGGGCGGTCGACGTCGACCTGCTGCCCGAGGCCGACGCGGCGCGGCTGCTGCAGGGCATCGTCGGCGCCGAACGGGTGGCCGCCGAGCCGGAGAGCGCCGCGGCGATCCTGCGTCAGTGCGGGCACCTGCCGCTGGCCATCCGGGTGGCGGGGGCGAAGCTGACGCACCGGCCGGGCTGGACCCTGCGGCTGCTGGCCGGGCGGCTGCGCGACGAGCACCGGCGGCTCGACGAGCTGCGCATCGGCGACCTCGCCGTCCGCGCGAGCGTGACACTGTCCTACGACCTGCTGCCGATGTCGGCGGCCACCGCGTTCCGCGGGCTCGGCCTGCTCGGGCCGGTCCAGTTCCCGGCGTGGGTGGTCGCGGCCGTGCTGGGCCGCCGTGACGCCGACGACGTGCTCGACGTGCTGGTCGACGGCCATCTGGTCGAGCTCGTCGGTGCCGATTCGGCCGGGCAGCCGCGTTACCGGCTCCACGACCTCTTGCGCGTGTACGCGGTGGAGCTGGCGGAGCAGAGTGACGCGGCGAAGACGCGAGCGGCCCTTCGCCGCGTGCTGGAGGGTTATCTCGGGCTGGCGCTGGAGGCGGCGCGCCGGATGCCCCTGCACTTCTTCGGCATGTACCGCGACGACGAGCTGCCGTGCCCGGCACCGCCCGCCGACGTGCTGCCGGACGACCCGGCGGCGTGGTTCACCGCCGAACGGCACACCAGCGTCGCGGCGGTCGCCCTGGCCGCCGAGCACGGCTTCGACGACCTGGCCTGGCAGCTGGCGTCGGCGCTGACGCCGTACTTCGACCTGCGCGGGCACCAGGACGACTGGCACAGCACGCACACGATCGCCCTGGCCGCGGCCCGCCGGACCGGCTCGCTGCGCGCCGAGGCGATCGTCCAGCGCAACCGCGGGCAGTACCTGCTCTACCAGGACGAGTACGCCGGGTCCCGGGTGGCGTTCGCGGAGTCGAAGGCGCTGTTCGAGCGGATCGGGGACGCCCAGGGCGTCGCCATCGCGCTGACCGGGCTGGCCACGATCCTGCGCATCGACGGCGAAGACGGCCTCGCGCTCGACCACTGCCACGAAGCGCTGAAGCTGTTCGCGGAGGAAGGCGACCCGCACGGCGAAGCGGTGGCCCGGCTGGGCGCGGGCGCGGTCTGGATGTCGCGCGGCTGTTACGCGGCGGCGAAACGCTGGTTCACCGACGCGCTGGAGCTGTCGGCGGCGATCGGCGACCGGCACCGCGAAGCCCACGCGTTCAAGCGGCTGGGGCTGCTGTTCCAGCACCAGGGCAACCTGGCGGCGGCCCGCGAGCACGTCGACCGGGCGATCGCGATCTTCACCGAGCTGGGCGACGACCACTGCGTCGGGTACGCGAACCAGAACCTCGGCGAGCTGTGCCTGCACAGCGGCGACTTCGCACACGCGCAGCTGCTGCTGGTGAACTCCTTGTCGGTGCACCGGCGCAACGGGGACCGGCGCTCGGAGGCGGAGGTGTCGCAGCTGCTCGGCGAGCTGCACCGGGCCCTTTCGCAGCCGGAGCGGTCCCGCGACTATTCGGAGCGCGCGCTGGCGCTCTGGCGTGAGCTGTCGGCGCGGCAGCCGGAGCCGGCCGCGGCGGAGCAGCCCTCGCACAGCGTCTCGGCCTGA
- a CDS encoding VOC family protein, with the protein MPVTGPDFISLQARDLDASRAFYEQYLGLVRAQTGPPHAVVFETKPIAFALRDVVPGTDLGSVAQPGIGAAIWLHATDVQAIHDALAADGHTIVSAPIDGPFGRTFTFADPDGYRITLHDRA; encoded by the coding sequence ATGCCCGTCACCGGCCCCGACTTCATTTCGCTCCAGGCGCGCGACCTCGACGCTTCGCGGGCGTTCTACGAGCAGTACCTCGGCCTCGTCCGCGCGCAGACCGGACCTCCGCACGCCGTCGTCTTCGAGACGAAGCCGATCGCGTTCGCGCTCCGCGACGTCGTTCCCGGGACCGATCTCGGCTCCGTCGCCCAGCCCGGCATCGGTGCCGCCATCTGGCTCCACGCCACCGACGTCCAGGCCATCCACGACGCTCTGGCCGCCGACGGGCACACCATCGTCTCGGCGCCGATCGACGGCCCCTTCGGCCGGACGTTCACCTTCGCCGACCCCGACGGTTACCGGATCACCCTCCACGACCGCGCCTGA
- a CDS encoding glycoside hydrolase family 88 protein, which produces MSVTRRTLLTTAAGAAVVASAGTPASAAGLDTADQASVTRTLRQAADYAVAKLRAVAPGVTAFPVGTKFEKWTYSQNGDWVGGFWPGQLWLAWLHSGEAQFRDLALASAEKLAPRQNDTGTHDLGFLFYPSWVTAWRLTGDAKWRAGAIQAASSLIKRYNPAGRFIRAWGALNDPNNAGRVIMDTMMNLDLLAFAGRETGDPKYLDIAVAHAKTVQRNFPRPDGSTPHVFDFDPVTGAPIGPNTVQGYSPASCWSRGQAWGVYGFTTIHRRSGDPEFLATACRLADFALAHLTPDHVPVWDYLAPQAPDDVKDASAGVVMACGLLDLAELTHRPRYRESALRILTAISRTCLTTKSARAEASVARCTRNRPAEDGIEVSLPYADYYLLEGVLRVLDRRKVDRAVDLSTV; this is translated from the coding sequence GTGAGCGTTACCCGGAGAACCCTGCTGACCACCGCGGCCGGTGCCGCGGTGGTCGCGAGCGCCGGCACTCCCGCGTCCGCAGCCGGTCTCGATACCGCCGACCAGGCATCCGTCACCCGGACGCTCCGCCAAGCGGCCGACTACGCGGTGGCCAAGCTGCGCGCGGTGGCGCCGGGCGTCACCGCGTTCCCGGTCGGCACCAAGTTCGAGAAATGGACCTATTCGCAGAATGGCGACTGGGTCGGCGGATTTTGGCCCGGCCAGTTGTGGCTGGCCTGGCTGCACAGCGGCGAAGCACAATTCCGGGACCTCGCGCTGGCGTCCGCGGAGAAACTCGCGCCGCGGCAGAACGACACCGGCACGCACGACCTCGGTTTCCTCTTCTACCCCTCGTGGGTGACCGCGTGGCGGCTCACCGGGGACGCCAAGTGGCGGGCGGGCGCGATCCAGGCCGCGTCGTCGCTGATCAAGCGCTACAACCCGGCGGGCCGGTTCATCCGCGCGTGGGGTGCGCTGAACGACCCGAACAACGCCGGCCGCGTCATCATGGACACGATGATGAACCTCGACCTGCTGGCCTTCGCCGGCCGGGAGACCGGGGACCCGAAGTACCTCGACATCGCCGTCGCGCACGCGAAGACCGTGCAGCGCAACTTCCCGCGCCCGGACGGCTCGACCCCGCACGTCTTCGACTTCGACCCGGTCACCGGCGCGCCGATCGGGCCGAACACCGTGCAGGGCTACAGCCCGGCGTCGTGCTGGTCGCGCGGGCAGGCGTGGGGCGTCTACGGGTTCACGACGATCCACCGCCGCTCCGGCGATCCGGAGTTCCTCGCCACGGCCTGCCGGCTCGCGGACTTCGCGCTGGCCCACCTGACGCCCGACCACGTGCCGGTGTGGGACTACCTGGCGCCGCAGGCCCCGGACGACGTCAAGGACGCCTCCGCCGGCGTGGTCATGGCCTGCGGCCTGCTGGACCTCGCGGAGCTCACGCACCGCCCGCGGTACCGCGAAAGCGCCCTGCGGATCCTGACGGCGATCTCGCGGACGTGCCTGACGACGAAATCCGCCCGCGCCGAGGCGAGCGTCGCCCGCTGCACCCGCAACCGGCCGGCCGAGGACGGCATCGAGGTGTCCCTGCCGTATGCCGACTACTACCTGCTGGAAGGCGTCCTGCGGGTGCTCGACCGGCGGAAGGTCGACCGCGCGGTCGACCTGTCCACCGTCTAG
- a CDS encoding DUF4396 domain-containing protein: MNGQHGASWATAIQATLHCLTGCAIGEVLGMVLGTAFGLHNAATVVLSIVLAFVFGYGLTMRGVLKSGLSPAAAFKVALAADTVSIAVMELIDNTVVVAIPGAMDAGLTSLLFWLALAVSLAIAFVVTVPVNKWMIGRGLGHAKVHAHHQH, encoded by the coding sequence ATGAACGGACAGCACGGAGCTTCGTGGGCGACAGCGATCCAGGCGACCCTGCACTGCCTGACCGGGTGTGCGATCGGTGAGGTGCTCGGCATGGTCCTCGGCACGGCGTTCGGCCTGCACAACGCGGCGACCGTCGTCCTGTCGATCGTGCTCGCGTTCGTCTTCGGCTACGGCCTGACCATGCGGGGCGTGCTGAAGTCGGGCCTGAGCCCGGCCGCCGCGTTCAAGGTCGCGCTGGCCGCGGACACCGTGTCGATCGCCGTCATGGAGCTGATCGACAACACCGTCGTCGTGGCGATCCCCGGAGCGATGGACGCCGGGCTCACCAGCCTGCTGTTCTGGCTGGCGCTGGCGGTCTCGCTGGCGATCGCCTTCGTGGTCACGGTGCCGGTGAACAAGTGGATGATCGGGCGCGGCCTCGGCCACGCGAAGGTGCACGCGCACCACCAGCACTGA
- a CDS encoding autoinducer 2 ABC transporter substrate-binding protein yields MRGPTKTFRLVAALLLGAAVALGGCSAEPASAPPPVRVAFVPKVDGIPYFQAMNTGGLEAAKQLGVQWTSVGPKTVDPAAQVAIMRDLIAKKADVIVVAPNDPAALAPVIAEARARGIHVLTSDTDAPGTQREVFVNQASAEGIGAALTDALMKRTGGAGKYAIVSCGPAAANLNTWIAVQKAYSAAHYPKAQLVETVYAGEDEDNATNLAKELMARHPDLTGLVGECTTSAPGVAKAVGEEQKIGQVFTVGVGTPQAIKPFLLDGSCSESVLWNVESLGYLTAWTAKQVADGKPLQPVNKVSLELPAVKYDAASKTVLLGDPLLITADNVDQFKY; encoded by the coding sequence ATGCGAGGGCCGACGAAGACGTTCCGGCTGGTCGCGGCGTTGCTGCTGGGAGCGGCGGTCGCGCTCGGGGGCTGCTCGGCGGAGCCCGCGAGCGCTCCACCGCCGGTCCGGGTCGCGTTCGTGCCGAAGGTCGACGGCATCCCGTACTTCCAGGCCATGAACACCGGTGGCCTCGAAGCGGCGAAGCAGCTCGGCGTGCAGTGGACCAGCGTCGGCCCGAAGACCGTCGACCCGGCCGCGCAGGTGGCCATCATGCGGGACCTGATCGCGAAGAAGGCCGACGTCATCGTCGTCGCGCCGAACGACCCCGCCGCGCTCGCGCCGGTGATCGCCGAGGCCAGGGCGCGAGGCATCCACGTGCTCACCTCGGACACCGACGCGCCGGGCACGCAGCGTGAGGTGTTCGTCAACCAGGCCAGCGCCGAAGGCATCGGCGCCGCGCTCACCGACGCGCTGATGAAGCGCACCGGCGGCGCCGGCAAGTACGCCATCGTCTCGTGCGGCCCGGCCGCGGCGAACCTCAACACGTGGATCGCGGTCCAGAAGGCCTACTCGGCCGCGCACTACCCGAAGGCCCAGCTCGTCGAAACCGTGTACGCGGGCGAAGACGAGGACAACGCGACGAACCTCGCCAAGGAGCTGATGGCCCGCCACCCCGACCTCACCGGCCTGGTCGGCGAGTGCACGACGTCCGCGCCCGGGGTCGCGAAGGCGGTCGGCGAGGAGCAGAAGATCGGCCAGGTGTTCACCGTCGGCGTCGGGACGCCGCAGGCGATCAAGCCGTTCCTGCTCGACGGCTCGTGCTCGGAGTCGGTGCTGTGGAACGTCGAGTCGCTGGGCTACCTGACCGCGTGGACGGCGAAGCAGGTCGCCGACGGCAAGCCGCTGCAGCCGGTGAACAAGGTCAGCCTGGAGTTGCCGGCGGTGAAGTACGACGCGGCGTCGAAGACCGTCCTGCTGGGCGATCCGCTGCTCATCACCGCCGACAACGTCGACCAGTTCAAGTACTGA
- a CDS encoding esterase-like activity of phytase family protein, producing MKRVRIALVAGVLALPLAAAGPAAAHDHGPRAKDDHFHVRAGRVLTGGVLGNDRSATAVVRHTGAAHGSVSVDPDGTFRYTPAPGFTGRDSFTYTVSDAVKLYPTNLPPLATIGGVPIKGGAYGSALTPVPGAKDEFYGLTDRGPNVDAPDGGKIEPLPAFTPAIGKFRLRDGKAELERTIPLRAADGTPYNGQVSPLADTGEKIVDLTGNVLPKSPYGYDSEGLVAQRDGTFWVSDEYGPFITRFSRDGRALERLSPFDGSLPGELKYRVPNKGMEGLALTPDGGTLVGVMQSALQQPDLTKKPGNVTTLRIVTVDLRTRATHEYLYLLDDPATTGTAVSEITALSATRFLVDERDGKMQPGATKKLFEIDLTGATDVGPRAAGYDAAKGGLLVGGKSIDAYVGKDTTADATKDLAAAGIRPVSKKLFLDLGALVTTLDPSGGFFGHDKVEGVATTDGGRTVVLSNDNDFGIDGLTNAAPPYALRPKTLPDGRQDDGEYLAVDTAKLPAATSTATVTIDVR from the coding sequence ATGAAGCGGGTAAGAATCGCCCTGGTCGCCGGGGTGCTGGCGCTGCCGCTCGCGGCCGCGGGCCCGGCCGCCGCGCACGACCACGGACCGCGGGCGAAGGACGACCACTTCCACGTCCGGGCCGGCCGGGTCCTGACCGGCGGGGTGCTCGGCAACGACCGGTCGGCCACCGCGGTCGTGCGGCACACCGGTGCCGCGCACGGGAGCGTCTCCGTCGACCCCGACGGCACCTTCCGCTACACCCCGGCGCCCGGGTTCACCGGCCGGGATTCCTTCACCTACACCGTTTCCGACGCGGTGAAGCTGTATCCGACGAACCTGCCGCCGCTCGCCACGATCGGCGGGGTGCCGATCAAAGGCGGCGCGTACGGCTCGGCCCTGACGCCGGTGCCCGGCGCGAAGGACGAGTTCTACGGCCTCACCGACCGCGGCCCCAACGTCGACGCGCCCGACGGCGGCAAGATCGAACCGCTGCCCGCCTTCACCCCCGCCATCGGCAAGTTCCGCCTCCGCGACGGCAAAGCCGAGCTGGAGCGGACGATCCCGCTGCGGGCCGCGGACGGCACCCCGTACAACGGCCAGGTCAGCCCGCTCGCGGACACCGGCGAGAAGATCGTCGACCTGACCGGGAACGTCCTGCCGAAGTCGCCCTACGGCTACGACTCCGAGGGCCTGGTCGCGCAGCGGGACGGCACGTTCTGGGTGTCCGACGAGTACGGCCCGTTCATCACCCGCTTCAGCCGCGACGGCCGTGCCCTCGAGCGCCTTTCGCCGTTCGACGGCTCGCTGCCGGGCGAGCTGAAGTACCGCGTGCCGAACAAGGGCATGGAAGGCCTCGCGCTGACCCCGGACGGCGGGACGCTCGTCGGCGTCATGCAGTCGGCGCTGCAGCAGCCGGACCTGACGAAGAAGCCGGGCAACGTCACGACACTGCGGATCGTCACCGTCGACCTGCGCACCCGCGCCACTCACGAGTACCTCTACCTGCTCGACGATCCCGCCACGACCGGCACCGCGGTCAGTGAGATCACCGCCCTGTCGGCGACGCGGTTCCTCGTCGACGAGCGGGACGGCAAGATGCAGCCGGGCGCGACCAAGAAACTGTTCGAGATCGACCTGACCGGCGCCACGGACGTCGGCCCGCGCGCCGCGGGCTACGACGCGGCCAAGGGTGGCCTGCTCGTCGGCGGCAAGAGCATCGACGCCTACGTCGGAAAGGACACCACGGCCGACGCGACGAAGGACCTGGCCGCGGCGGGCATCAGGCCGGTGTCGAAGAAGCTCTTCCTGGACCTCGGCGCCCTCGTCACCACGCTCGACCCGAGCGGCGGGTTCTTCGGGCACGACAAGGTCGAAGGCGTCGCGACGACCGACGGTGGCCGGACCGTCGTGCTCAGCAACGACAACGACTTCGGCATCGACGGCCTGACGAACGCGGCACCGCCGTACGCGCTGCGCCCGAAGACGCTGCCGGACGGGCGTCAGGACGACGGCGAGTACCTCGCGGTCGACACGGCGAAGCTCCCGGCGGCGACGAGCACCGCGACGGTCACGATCGACGTGCGGTAG
- a CDS encoding DUF6923 family protein, whose amino-acid sequence MTGTRARWAAMLGVAAAVSALLAATGWLAPAAPRRPAAQDPAGCTILQAENERPGAPTTLRLLSLPGGVTERLTRADYWINAMGYSAAQDVVYGVADGTRRGRYDHGAHAVRIDASGAVTDLGVIGRAGARHPVWSLVTGATAGAIAGNRWYVRQDSDLYTVDVDPASADYLRVVHRTALRPVSLAVGVDDFAYDPGSGLLYGVSTTSRGDSSVVTLAPDTGKVAVVPGLRFPRGGAYGSVVLAPDAFYATANRDGHRSVTYRLPRDGSSPAVEVSTGPALVSSDAAGCLAETPPPPSSTTPAPTPTSPTPSPAPAPTPPATTPVPTPPPSPAPEPPPPSQPPPVEQPVAVAPAPAPTPVITPTPATPPTAAPTPAPTTPHARPTQKAEPMAHDTGVRTQQKRRWGLTALILVLGGGAAVAHVRRHR is encoded by the coding sequence TTGACCGGCACGCGGGCCCGCTGGGCGGCGATGCTCGGCGTGGCCGCGGCGGTCTCGGCGCTGCTGGCGGCGACGGGCTGGCTGGCACCCGCCGCGCCCCGGCGCCCGGCGGCCCAGGACCCGGCCGGCTGCACGATCCTGCAGGCGGAGAACGAACGGCCTGGCGCGCCGACGACCCTCCGGCTGCTGTCCCTGCCCGGCGGGGTGACCGAACGCCTGACGCGCGCGGACTACTGGATCAACGCGATGGGCTACTCGGCGGCGCAGGACGTCGTGTACGGCGTCGCCGACGGCACCCGCCGCGGCCGCTACGACCACGGTGCGCACGCGGTCCGGATCGACGCTTCGGGCGCGGTGACCGACCTCGGCGTCATCGGCCGGGCCGGCGCGCGGCATCCGGTGTGGAGCCTGGTCACCGGCGCCACGGCCGGTGCCATCGCCGGAAACCGGTGGTACGTGCGGCAGGACAGCGATCTGTACACAGTGGACGTCGACCCGGCGAGCGCGGACTACCTGCGCGTGGTGCACCGGACGGCGCTGCGTCCGGTGTCGCTCGCGGTGGGCGTCGACGACTTCGCCTACGACCCCGGATCCGGCCTGCTGTACGGGGTTTCGACGACTTCACGCGGGGACAGCTCGGTCGTGACACTGGCGCCGGACACCGGCAAGGTCGCGGTGGTGCCGGGGTTGCGGTTCCCGCGCGGCGGCGCCTACGGGTCGGTCGTGCTCGCGCCCGACGCCTTCTACGCGACGGCCAACCGGGACGGCCACCGAAGCGTCACGTACCGGTTGCCGCGTGACGGCTCGAGCCCGGCGGTCGAAGTGTCGACCGGCCCGGCTCTGGTGAGCAGTGACGCGGCGGGCTGTCTCGCCGAGACACCGCCACCGCCCAGCTCCACGACACCGGCTCCCACGCCGACTTCCCCGACGCCGAGCCCGGCCCCGGCACCCACGCCGCCGGCGACCACCCCGGTACCGACACCGCCGCCGTCCCCGGCACCGGAACCACCTCCGCCGTCGCAGCCACCGCCGGTGGAGCAGCCCGTGGCGGTGGCACCCGCGCCGGCTCCGACGCCGGTGATCACACCGACACCGGCGACACCGCCGACAGCGGCGCCGACACCGGCACCGACGACCCCGCACGCCCGTCCGACGCAGAAGGCGGAGCCCATGGCACACGACACGGGCGTCCGCACGCAGCAGAAACGACGTTGGGGACTGACCGCGCTGATCCTGGTCCTGGGCGGCGGCGCGGCGGTGGCGCACGTCCGGCGGCACCGCTGA
- a CDS encoding DUF4239 domain-containing protein yields MNIFVAGGLWVAGAAVVAGVIAYLVRRFGWDEGRPDNNDAAGQVFTIVGGLHAVLVAFVLISLFDAVGSATQDAQTEADSLVAATWAADALPGDTKDHVHQLAVAYARTVEQEEWPRLADGGDIPATGWAQLDQMRQAVAAADADGDWQVDRKTEASNQLWSVYQARTQRLNNAGGGGVGAVVWFALILGSLVTALLLPNLFGGTRLAAHIVIVSTLAGTITLLLFAIYQLQNPFSGGARVPPEAFAGALERLA; encoded by the coding sequence ATGAACATCTTCGTGGCCGGCGGCCTGTGGGTGGCCGGCGCGGCCGTCGTCGCCGGCGTGATCGCCTACCTGGTCCGGCGGTTCGGGTGGGACGAGGGGCGCCCCGACAACAACGACGCGGCCGGCCAGGTGTTCACCATCGTCGGCGGGCTGCACGCGGTGCTCGTCGCGTTCGTGCTCATCTCGCTGTTCGACGCGGTCGGCAGCGCCACCCAGGACGCCCAGACCGAGGCCGACAGCCTGGTCGCGGCGACCTGGGCGGCCGACGCGCTGCCGGGCGACACCAAGGACCACGTCCACCAGCTCGCCGTCGCCTACGCGCGGACCGTCGAGCAGGAGGAGTGGCCGCGCCTGGCGGACGGCGGCGACATCCCGGCCACCGGGTGGGCGCAGCTGGACCAGATGCGGCAGGCCGTCGCGGCCGCCGACGCCGACGGCGACTGGCAGGTCGACCGCAAGACCGAGGCGAGCAACCAGCTCTGGTCGGTCTACCAGGCCCGCACGCAGCGGCTGAACAACGCCGGCGGCGGCGGGGTCGGCGCGGTCGTCTGGTTCGCGCTGATCCTCGGCAGCCTGGTCACGGCGCTCCTGCTGCCCAACCTCTTCGGCGGCACGCGGCTGGCCGCGCACATCGTCATCGTGTCCACGCTGGCCGGCACGATCACGTTGCTGCTGTTCGCGATCTACCAGCTGCAGAACCCGTTCAGCGGGGGCGCGCGGGTGCCGCCGGAGGCGTTCGCCGGCGCGCTGGAAAGGCTGGCTTGA